The following are from one region of the Harpia harpyja isolate bHarHar1 chromosome 4, bHarHar1 primary haplotype, whole genome shotgun sequence genome:
- the DHX58 gene encoding ATP-dependent RNA helicase DHX58 isoform X2, protein MELRGYQREAVAPALRGRNSIIWLPTGAGKTRAAVHVCRRHLESRRGGRVAVLVNKVHLVDQHAKKEFHVLQDAFRVTAISGDSHHKSFFACVVKQSDVVICTAQILQNALVSGEEDTHVELTDFSLLVIDECHHTHKEGVYNKIMLNYLQRKLSGQQGLPQVLGLTASPGTGGATSFEGAVEHILQEEVQHLQSHVPQPRKQYDLCQERAQDPFGEQLKKMMEQIQQYMEMPGLPQDFGTQIYEQRIMELEKRAAETFCRKMRVCALHLRKYNDALLINDTVRMIDAFQCLQQFYTAERDAKDPTERFLTTTFEENRTSLQALAGDRRYENPRLGKLEEILQEHFQPPGTARGIVFTKTRQSAHSLLSWLQDTATLCGQHVRAAVLTGAGYSNQTKHMTQNEQQDVIKLFRNGALNLLFSTSVAEEGLDIPECNIVVRYGLMTNEIAMVQARGRARAENSVYSVLAKANSREVSRELLNENLVELMERAIRAVQAMPEQEYSLKPCAASCPSHCPASHCLLQIRDLQQVAVASWLMKEARISERRQLHDPDDVYLYCVNCNVVVCRGSDIRTVEGMHHVNINPNFRVYYRVSGKIQFQRTFKDWEPGCRIMCSECSQDWGMEMIYRQVKLPILSIKNFVVETPAEKRRYKKWSAVTFLVKEFDYLEYCSSTHGQSF, encoded by the exons atggAGCTGCGGGGGTACCAGCGGGAGGCGGTGGCCCCGGCCCTGCGCGGCCGCAACAGCATCATCTGGCTGCCCACGGGCGCCGGCAAGACCCGCGCGGCCGTCCACGTCTGCCGGCGGCACCTGGAGAGCCGGCGGGGCGGCAGGGTGGCCGTCCTGGTCAACAAG GTGCATCTGGTGGACCAGCACGCCAAGAAGGAGTTCCACGTGCTGCAGGACGCCTTCAGGGTGACGGCCATCAGCGGGGACAGCCACCACAAGTCCTTCTTCGCCTGCGTGGTGAAGCAGAGCGACGTCGTCATCTGCACGGCCCAGATCCTGCAGAACGCGCTGGTCAGCGGGGAGGAAGACACGCACGTGGAGCTGACGG ATTTCTCGCTGCTGGTGATAGACGAGTGCCACCACACACACAAGGAGGGCGTCTACAACAAAATCATGCTGAATTACCTCCAGCGCAAGCTCAGCGGGCAGCAGGGCCTGCCGCAGGTCCTGGGCCTGACAGCGTCCCCCGGCACCGGGGGGGCAACCTCCTTTGAGGGAGCCGTAGAGCACATCCTGCAG GAGGAGGTGCAGCACCTGCAGAGCCACGTCCCCCAGCCCAGGAAGCAGTACGACCTGTGCCAGGAGAGAGCGCAG gacCCCTTTGGCGAGCAGCTGAAGAAGATGATGGAGCAGATCCAGCAGTACATGGAGATGCCTGGCCTGCCACAGGACTTCGGCACGCAGATTTATGAGCAGCGCATTATGGAGCTGGAGAAGAGAG CGGCAGAGACGTTTTGTCGCAAGATGCGGGTGTGCGCACTGCACCTGCGCAAGTACAACGACGCGTTGCTGATCAACGACACGGTGCGGATGATCGACGCGTTCCAGTGCCTCCAGCAGTTTTACACTGCTGAGAGGGATGCAAAGGACCCCACCGAACGGTTCCTCACCACCACGTTTGAGG AAAACAGGACGAGCTTGCAGGCGCTTGCCGGGGACCGGCGCTACGAGAACCCCAGGCTGGGCAAACTGGAGGAGATCCTGCAGGAGCACTTCCAGCCCCCGGGCACCGCTCGTGGCATCGTCTTCACCAAGACCCGGCAGAGTGCCCACAGcctgctcagctggctgcagGACACGGCCACGCTCTGTGGCCAGCACGTCAGGGCTGCCGTCCTCACCGGTGCTGGCTACAGCAACCAGACCAAGCACATGACGCAG AACGAGCAGCAGGACGTGATCAAGCTGTTCCGCAACGGAGCCCTCAACCTGCTCTTCTCCACCAGCGTGGCTGAGGAGGGCCTGGATATCCCCGAGTGCAACATTGTGGTCCGTTATGGGCTGATGACCAACGAGATCGCCATGGTGCAG GCCCGGGGCCGTGCCCGTGCCGAAAACAGCGTCTACTCCGTCCTCGCCAAAGCCAACAGCAGAGAGGTCTCTCGTGAGCTGCTCAACGAGAACCTCGTGGAGCTCATGGAGAGGGCGATCAGAGCGGTGCAGGCCATGCCTGAGCAGGAGTACAGCCTCAAG CCCTGTGCTGCCTCCTGTCCTTCCCACTGTCCTGCCTCCCACTGCCTTCTACAGATCAGGGACCTGCAGCAAGTTGCTGTTGCCAGCTGGTTAATGAAGGAGGCCAGGATCAGCGAGAGGCGGCAGCTGCACGACCCGGATGATGTATACCTCTACTGCGTCAACTGCAACGTGGTGGTGTGCCGTGGCAGCGACATCCGCACTGTGGAGGGCATGCACCACGTTAACATCAACCCCAACTTCAG GGTGTATTACAGAGTTTCCGGGAAAATACAGTTCCAGCGGACTTTCAAGGACTGGGAGCCCGGCTGCCGCATCATGTGCAGTGAGTGCAGCCAG GACTGGGGAATGGAGATGATCTACCGACAGGTGAAGCTGCCCATCCTCAGCATCAAAAACTTTGTGGTGGAGACACCGGCTGAGAAGAGGAGGTACAAGAAATGGAGTGCCGTGACGTTCCTTGTCAAGGAGTTTGACTACCTGGAGTACTGCTCCAGCACCCATGGCCAGTCCTTCTAG
- the DHX58 gene encoding ATP-dependent RNA helicase DHX58 isoform X1, with protein MELRGYQREAVAPALRGRNSIIWLPTGAGKTRAAVHVCRRHLESRRGGRVAVLVNKVHLVDQHAKKEFHVLQDAFRVTAISGDSHHKSFFACVVKQSDVVICTAQILQNALVSGEEDTHVELTDFSLLVIDECHHTHKEGVYNKIMLNYLQRKLSGQQGLPQVLGLTASPGTGGATSFEGAVEHILQICANLDTEKIMSAQEEVQHLQSHVPQPRKQYDLCQERAQDPFGEQLKKMMEQIQQYMEMPGLPQDFGTQIYEQRIMELEKRAAETFCRKMRVCALHLRKYNDALLINDTVRMIDAFQCLQQFYTAERDAKDPTERFLTTTFEENRTSLQALAGDRRYENPRLGKLEEILQEHFQPPGTARGIVFTKTRQSAHSLLSWLQDTATLCGQHVRAAVLTGAGYSNQTKHMTQNEQQDVIKLFRNGALNLLFSTSVAEEGLDIPECNIVVRYGLMTNEIAMVQARGRARAENSVYSVLAKANSREVSRELLNENLVELMERAIRAVQAMPEQEYSLKPCAASCPSHCPASHCLLQIRDLQQVAVASWLMKEARISERRQLHDPDDVYLYCVNCNVVVCRGSDIRTVEGMHHVNINPNFRVYYRVSGKIQFQRTFKDWEPGCRIMCSECSQDWGMEMIYRQVKLPILSIKNFVVETPAEKRRYKKWSAVTFLVKEFDYLEYCSSTHGQSF; from the exons atggAGCTGCGGGGGTACCAGCGGGAGGCGGTGGCCCCGGCCCTGCGCGGCCGCAACAGCATCATCTGGCTGCCCACGGGCGCCGGCAAGACCCGCGCGGCCGTCCACGTCTGCCGGCGGCACCTGGAGAGCCGGCGGGGCGGCAGGGTGGCCGTCCTGGTCAACAAG GTGCATCTGGTGGACCAGCACGCCAAGAAGGAGTTCCACGTGCTGCAGGACGCCTTCAGGGTGACGGCCATCAGCGGGGACAGCCACCACAAGTCCTTCTTCGCCTGCGTGGTGAAGCAGAGCGACGTCGTCATCTGCACGGCCCAGATCCTGCAGAACGCGCTGGTCAGCGGGGAGGAAGACACGCACGTGGAGCTGACGG ATTTCTCGCTGCTGGTGATAGACGAGTGCCACCACACACACAAGGAGGGCGTCTACAACAAAATCATGCTGAATTACCTCCAGCGCAAGCTCAGCGGGCAGCAGGGCCTGCCGCAGGTCCTGGGCCTGACAGCGTCCCCCGGCACCGGGGGGGCAACCTCCTTTGAGGGAGCCGTAGAGCACATCCTGCAG ATCTGTGCCAACCTGGACACCGAGAAAATCATGTCGGCGCAGGAGGAGGTGCAGCACCTGCAGAGCCACGTCCCCCAGCCCAGGAAGCAGTACGACCTGTGCCAGGAGAGAGCGCAG gacCCCTTTGGCGAGCAGCTGAAGAAGATGATGGAGCAGATCCAGCAGTACATGGAGATGCCTGGCCTGCCACAGGACTTCGGCACGCAGATTTATGAGCAGCGCATTATGGAGCTGGAGAAGAGAG CGGCAGAGACGTTTTGTCGCAAGATGCGGGTGTGCGCACTGCACCTGCGCAAGTACAACGACGCGTTGCTGATCAACGACACGGTGCGGATGATCGACGCGTTCCAGTGCCTCCAGCAGTTTTACACTGCTGAGAGGGATGCAAAGGACCCCACCGAACGGTTCCTCACCACCACGTTTGAGG AAAACAGGACGAGCTTGCAGGCGCTTGCCGGGGACCGGCGCTACGAGAACCCCAGGCTGGGCAAACTGGAGGAGATCCTGCAGGAGCACTTCCAGCCCCCGGGCACCGCTCGTGGCATCGTCTTCACCAAGACCCGGCAGAGTGCCCACAGcctgctcagctggctgcagGACACGGCCACGCTCTGTGGCCAGCACGTCAGGGCTGCCGTCCTCACCGGTGCTGGCTACAGCAACCAGACCAAGCACATGACGCAG AACGAGCAGCAGGACGTGATCAAGCTGTTCCGCAACGGAGCCCTCAACCTGCTCTTCTCCACCAGCGTGGCTGAGGAGGGCCTGGATATCCCCGAGTGCAACATTGTGGTCCGTTATGGGCTGATGACCAACGAGATCGCCATGGTGCAG GCCCGGGGCCGTGCCCGTGCCGAAAACAGCGTCTACTCCGTCCTCGCCAAAGCCAACAGCAGAGAGGTCTCTCGTGAGCTGCTCAACGAGAACCTCGTGGAGCTCATGGAGAGGGCGATCAGAGCGGTGCAGGCCATGCCTGAGCAGGAGTACAGCCTCAAG CCCTGTGCTGCCTCCTGTCCTTCCCACTGTCCTGCCTCCCACTGCCTTCTACAGATCAGGGACCTGCAGCAAGTTGCTGTTGCCAGCTGGTTAATGAAGGAGGCCAGGATCAGCGAGAGGCGGCAGCTGCACGACCCGGATGATGTATACCTCTACTGCGTCAACTGCAACGTGGTGGTGTGCCGTGGCAGCGACATCCGCACTGTGGAGGGCATGCACCACGTTAACATCAACCCCAACTTCAG GGTGTATTACAGAGTTTCCGGGAAAATACAGTTCCAGCGGACTTTCAAGGACTGGGAGCCCGGCTGCCGCATCATGTGCAGTGAGTGCAGCCAG GACTGGGGAATGGAGATGATCTACCGACAGGTGAAGCTGCCCATCCTCAGCATCAAAAACTTTGTGGTGGAGACACCGGCTGAGAAGAGGAGGTACAAGAAATGGAGTGCCGTGACGTTCCTTGTCAAGGAGTTTGACTACCTGGAGTACTGCTCCAGCACCCATGGCCAGTCCTTCTAG
- the DHX58 gene encoding ATP-dependent RNA helicase DHX58 isoform X3, with translation MELRGYQREAVAPALRGRNSIIWLPTGAGKTRAAVHVCRRHLESRRGGRVAVLVNKVHLVDQHAKKEFHVLQDAFRVTAISGDSHHKSFFACVVKQSDVVICTAQILQNALVSGEEDTHVELTDFSLLVIDECHHTHKEGVYNKIMLNYLQRKLSGQQGLPQVLGLTASPGTGGATSFEGAVEHILQICANLDTEKIMSAQEEVQHLQSHVPQPRKQYDLCQERAQDPFGEQLKKMMEQIQQYMEMPGLPQDFGTQIYEQRIMELEKRAAETFCRKMRVCALHLRKYNDALLINDTVRMIDAFQCLQQFYTAERDAKDPTERFLTTTFEENRTSLQALAGDRRYENPRLGKLEEILQEHFQPPGTARGIVFTKTRQSAHSLLSWLQDTATLCGQHVRAAVLTGAGYSNQTKHMTQNEQQDVIKLFRNGALNLLFSTSVAEEGLDIPECNIVVRYGLMTNEIAMVQARGRARAENSVYSVLAKANSREVSRELLNENLVELMERAIRAVQAMPEQEYSLKIRDLQQVAVASWLMKEARISERRQLHDPDDVYLYCVNCNVVVCRGSDIRTVEGMHHVNINPNFRVYYRVSGKIQFQRTFKDWEPGCRIMCSECSQDWGMEMIYRQVKLPILSIKNFVVETPAEKRRYKKWSAVTFLVKEFDYLEYCSSTHGQSF, from the exons atggAGCTGCGGGGGTACCAGCGGGAGGCGGTGGCCCCGGCCCTGCGCGGCCGCAACAGCATCATCTGGCTGCCCACGGGCGCCGGCAAGACCCGCGCGGCCGTCCACGTCTGCCGGCGGCACCTGGAGAGCCGGCGGGGCGGCAGGGTGGCCGTCCTGGTCAACAAG GTGCATCTGGTGGACCAGCACGCCAAGAAGGAGTTCCACGTGCTGCAGGACGCCTTCAGGGTGACGGCCATCAGCGGGGACAGCCACCACAAGTCCTTCTTCGCCTGCGTGGTGAAGCAGAGCGACGTCGTCATCTGCACGGCCCAGATCCTGCAGAACGCGCTGGTCAGCGGGGAGGAAGACACGCACGTGGAGCTGACGG ATTTCTCGCTGCTGGTGATAGACGAGTGCCACCACACACACAAGGAGGGCGTCTACAACAAAATCATGCTGAATTACCTCCAGCGCAAGCTCAGCGGGCAGCAGGGCCTGCCGCAGGTCCTGGGCCTGACAGCGTCCCCCGGCACCGGGGGGGCAACCTCCTTTGAGGGAGCCGTAGAGCACATCCTGCAG ATCTGTGCCAACCTGGACACCGAGAAAATCATGTCGGCGCAGGAGGAGGTGCAGCACCTGCAGAGCCACGTCCCCCAGCCCAGGAAGCAGTACGACCTGTGCCAGGAGAGAGCGCAG gacCCCTTTGGCGAGCAGCTGAAGAAGATGATGGAGCAGATCCAGCAGTACATGGAGATGCCTGGCCTGCCACAGGACTTCGGCACGCAGATTTATGAGCAGCGCATTATGGAGCTGGAGAAGAGAG CGGCAGAGACGTTTTGTCGCAAGATGCGGGTGTGCGCACTGCACCTGCGCAAGTACAACGACGCGTTGCTGATCAACGACACGGTGCGGATGATCGACGCGTTCCAGTGCCTCCAGCAGTTTTACACTGCTGAGAGGGATGCAAAGGACCCCACCGAACGGTTCCTCACCACCACGTTTGAGG AAAACAGGACGAGCTTGCAGGCGCTTGCCGGGGACCGGCGCTACGAGAACCCCAGGCTGGGCAAACTGGAGGAGATCCTGCAGGAGCACTTCCAGCCCCCGGGCACCGCTCGTGGCATCGTCTTCACCAAGACCCGGCAGAGTGCCCACAGcctgctcagctggctgcagGACACGGCCACGCTCTGTGGCCAGCACGTCAGGGCTGCCGTCCTCACCGGTGCTGGCTACAGCAACCAGACCAAGCACATGACGCAG AACGAGCAGCAGGACGTGATCAAGCTGTTCCGCAACGGAGCCCTCAACCTGCTCTTCTCCACCAGCGTGGCTGAGGAGGGCCTGGATATCCCCGAGTGCAACATTGTGGTCCGTTATGGGCTGATGACCAACGAGATCGCCATGGTGCAG GCCCGGGGCCGTGCCCGTGCCGAAAACAGCGTCTACTCCGTCCTCGCCAAAGCCAACAGCAGAGAGGTCTCTCGTGAGCTGCTCAACGAGAACCTCGTGGAGCTCATGGAGAGGGCGATCAGAGCGGTGCAGGCCATGCCTGAGCAGGAGTACAGCCTCAAG ATCAGGGACCTGCAGCAAGTTGCTGTTGCCAGCTGGTTAATGAAGGAGGCCAGGATCAGCGAGAGGCGGCAGCTGCACGACCCGGATGATGTATACCTCTACTGCGTCAACTGCAACGTGGTGGTGTGCCGTGGCAGCGACATCCGCACTGTGGAGGGCATGCACCACGTTAACATCAACCCCAACTTCAG GGTGTATTACAGAGTTTCCGGGAAAATACAGTTCCAGCGGACTTTCAAGGACTGGGAGCCCGGCTGCCGCATCATGTGCAGTGAGTGCAGCCAG GACTGGGGAATGGAGATGATCTACCGACAGGTGAAGCTGCCCATCCTCAGCATCAAAAACTTTGTGGTGGAGACACCGGCTGAGAAGAGGAGGTACAAGAAATGGAGTGCCGTGACGTTCCTTGTCAAGGAGTTTGACTACCTGGAGTACTGCTCCAGCACCCATGGCCAGTCCTTCTAG
- the DHX58 gene encoding ATP-dependent RNA helicase DHX58 isoform X4 yields the protein MELRGYQREAVAPALRGRNSIIWLPTGAGKTRAAVHVCRRHLESRRGGRVAVLVNKVHLVDQHAKKEFHVLQDAFRVTAISGDSHHKSFFACVVKQSDVVICTAQILQNALVSGEEDTHVELTDFSLLVIDECHHTHKEGVYNKIMLNYLQRKLSGQQGLPQVLGLTASPGTGGATSFEGAVEHILQICANLDTEKIMSAQEEVQHLQSHVPQPRKQYDLCQERAQDPFGEQLKKMMEQIQQYMEMPGLPQDFGTQIYEQRIMELEKRAAETFCRKMRVCALHLRKYNDALLINDTVRMIDAFQCLQQFYTAERDAKDPTERFLTTTFEENRTSLQALAGDRRYENPRLGKLEEILQEHFQPPGTARGIVFTKTRQSAHSLLSWLQDTATLCGQHVRAAVLTGAGYSNQTKHMTQNEQQDVIKLFRNGALNLLFSTSVAEEGLDIPECNIVVRYGLMTNEIAMVQARGRARAENSVYSVLAKANSREVSRELLNENLVELMERAIRAVQAMPEQEYSLKPCAASCPSHCPASHCLLQIRDLQQVAVASWLMKEARISERRQLHDPDDVYLYCVNCNVVVCRGSDIRTVEGMHHVNINPNFRVYYRVSGKIQFQRTFKDWEPGCRIMCSECSQYMPM from the exons atggAGCTGCGGGGGTACCAGCGGGAGGCGGTGGCCCCGGCCCTGCGCGGCCGCAACAGCATCATCTGGCTGCCCACGGGCGCCGGCAAGACCCGCGCGGCCGTCCACGTCTGCCGGCGGCACCTGGAGAGCCGGCGGGGCGGCAGGGTGGCCGTCCTGGTCAACAAG GTGCATCTGGTGGACCAGCACGCCAAGAAGGAGTTCCACGTGCTGCAGGACGCCTTCAGGGTGACGGCCATCAGCGGGGACAGCCACCACAAGTCCTTCTTCGCCTGCGTGGTGAAGCAGAGCGACGTCGTCATCTGCACGGCCCAGATCCTGCAGAACGCGCTGGTCAGCGGGGAGGAAGACACGCACGTGGAGCTGACGG ATTTCTCGCTGCTGGTGATAGACGAGTGCCACCACACACACAAGGAGGGCGTCTACAACAAAATCATGCTGAATTACCTCCAGCGCAAGCTCAGCGGGCAGCAGGGCCTGCCGCAGGTCCTGGGCCTGACAGCGTCCCCCGGCACCGGGGGGGCAACCTCCTTTGAGGGAGCCGTAGAGCACATCCTGCAG ATCTGTGCCAACCTGGACACCGAGAAAATCATGTCGGCGCAGGAGGAGGTGCAGCACCTGCAGAGCCACGTCCCCCAGCCCAGGAAGCAGTACGACCTGTGCCAGGAGAGAGCGCAG gacCCCTTTGGCGAGCAGCTGAAGAAGATGATGGAGCAGATCCAGCAGTACATGGAGATGCCTGGCCTGCCACAGGACTTCGGCACGCAGATTTATGAGCAGCGCATTATGGAGCTGGAGAAGAGAG CGGCAGAGACGTTTTGTCGCAAGATGCGGGTGTGCGCACTGCACCTGCGCAAGTACAACGACGCGTTGCTGATCAACGACACGGTGCGGATGATCGACGCGTTCCAGTGCCTCCAGCAGTTTTACACTGCTGAGAGGGATGCAAAGGACCCCACCGAACGGTTCCTCACCACCACGTTTGAGG AAAACAGGACGAGCTTGCAGGCGCTTGCCGGGGACCGGCGCTACGAGAACCCCAGGCTGGGCAAACTGGAGGAGATCCTGCAGGAGCACTTCCAGCCCCCGGGCACCGCTCGTGGCATCGTCTTCACCAAGACCCGGCAGAGTGCCCACAGcctgctcagctggctgcagGACACGGCCACGCTCTGTGGCCAGCACGTCAGGGCTGCCGTCCTCACCGGTGCTGGCTACAGCAACCAGACCAAGCACATGACGCAG AACGAGCAGCAGGACGTGATCAAGCTGTTCCGCAACGGAGCCCTCAACCTGCTCTTCTCCACCAGCGTGGCTGAGGAGGGCCTGGATATCCCCGAGTGCAACATTGTGGTCCGTTATGGGCTGATGACCAACGAGATCGCCATGGTGCAG GCCCGGGGCCGTGCCCGTGCCGAAAACAGCGTCTACTCCGTCCTCGCCAAAGCCAACAGCAGAGAGGTCTCTCGTGAGCTGCTCAACGAGAACCTCGTGGAGCTCATGGAGAGGGCGATCAGAGCGGTGCAGGCCATGCCTGAGCAGGAGTACAGCCTCAAG CCCTGTGCTGCCTCCTGTCCTTCCCACTGTCCTGCCTCCCACTGCCTTCTACAGATCAGGGACCTGCAGCAAGTTGCTGTTGCCAGCTGGTTAATGAAGGAGGCCAGGATCAGCGAGAGGCGGCAGCTGCACGACCCGGATGATGTATACCTCTACTGCGTCAACTGCAACGTGGTGGTGTGCCGTGGCAGCGACATCCGCACTGTGGAGGGCATGCACCACGTTAACATCAACCCCAACTTCAG GGTGTATTACAGAGTTTCCGGGAAAATACAGTTCCAGCGGACTTTCAAGGACTGGGAGCCCGGCTGCCGCATCATGTGCAGTGAGTGCAGCCAG TACATGCCCATGTGA